A single Paenibacillus sp. FSL R5-0517 DNA region contains:
- a CDS encoding VOC family protein, which translates to MLIKLNWITLRVSSLEASLRFYHDMLGLPIQRRFESRGRQIAMLGMENETKLELIEGSESVLKPEAGVSIGYEVNSLDEAMERLAELNIPIVRGPIQPNPHLRFIYITDPDGFEVQLAEHV; encoded by the coding sequence ATGTTGATCAAATTAAACTGGATCACGCTGAGGGTCAGTAGTTTGGAAGCTTCGCTCAGGTTCTATCACGACATGCTCGGACTTCCCATTCAGCGCAGATTCGAAAGCCGCGGAAGGCAGATTGCCATGCTCGGCATGGAGAATGAAACCAAGCTGGAACTGATTGAGGGCAGTGAATCCGTTCTTAAACCAGAGGCTGGCGTGTCGATCGGGTATGAGGTGAACTCGCTGGATGAAGCGATGGAACGACTGGCAGAGCTAAATATTCCGATTGTACGCGGCCCCATCCAGCCCAATCCGCATCTACGGTTTATTTACATTACAGATCCAGATGGCTTCGAGGTGCAACTCGCAGAGCATGTCTAA
- a CDS encoding alkaline phosphatase, whose protein sequence is MMLAVTTIVTATLGGGSAAWAVEDTTSKTSASPIKNVIILIPDGMANDATALARWYKGSSLTLDSMASGMVRTHSADAPIADSAPAGTAFATGYKSHTGFVGVLPDKATMPGQKAIAPGDARKPVASVLEASKLAGKATGIISTSEIMHATPADFSAHYPDRKNYDALSKQQVYNGMDVVLGGGSKYLEPAGRQDGENLVSSIKALGYDYVTTPAAMKASDSNKLWGMFAPAGMAYNMDRDPAKQPSLAEMTSKAIEVLSKDEDGFFLMVEGSKVDWAAHANDPIGIISDVLAFDDAVKVAMDFAKTDGETAVVAVTDHQNGGLTIGNASTTGTYDKEPLSTFIGPLKKAKLTGEGVEAKLNAKRTNIKAVMKQYYGITDLTSKEIATIKTAEPGSLNYAIGPMISKRAGIGWTTGGHTGGDVVLYTYAPNNDRPFGVIDNTDVAKYMARVLDLDLDSVNKQLFVPAKQAFTAKGATYKLDLTDAKNPKILVTKGNTKLELQIYKNIALVNGKKKALEGVIVYNGLEAFVPQGAVDLIQ, encoded by the coding sequence ATGATGCTCGCGGTGACAACAATTGTTACAGCTACACTCGGAGGAGGAAGTGCAGCGTGGGCTGTGGAAGACACCACCTCAAAGACATCTGCATCACCGATAAAAAATGTGATTATTCTCATTCCCGACGGCATGGCTAACGATGCCACTGCTCTGGCTCGTTGGTATAAGGGCTCGTCCCTGACGCTGGATTCCATGGCAAGCGGCATGGTTCGTACACACTCTGCAGATGCGCCGATTGCGGACTCGGCTCCTGCTGGAACTGCTTTTGCAACAGGCTACAAATCGCATACCGGATTCGTCGGTGTACTGCCGGACAAAGCTACGATGCCTGGGCAAAAGGCGATTGCGCCTGGAGACGCAAGAAAACCGGTCGCTTCTGTACTGGAGGCTTCCAAACTAGCTGGCAAAGCAACCGGTATTATATCCACATCCGAGATTATGCACGCCACACCCGCGGACTTCTCTGCTCACTACCCGGATCGGAAAAACTATGATGCCCTCAGTAAACAACAAGTCTATAATGGCATGGATGTTGTGTTGGGCGGAGGTAGCAAATACCTTGAGCCTGCGGGTCGCCAAGACGGCGAGAATCTGGTTTCGTCCATCAAAGCACTGGGTTACGATTACGTCACTACACCGGCTGCAATGAAAGCATCCGATTCGAACAAGCTGTGGGGGATGTTCGCACCAGCGGGCATGGCTTACAATATGGACCGTGATCCAGCGAAGCAACCAAGTCTTGCTGAGATGACATCCAAAGCGATTGAAGTTCTGTCCAAAGACGAAGACGGCTTCTTTCTGATGGTTGAAGGTAGTAAAGTAGACTGGGCAGCTCATGCCAATGATCCGATTGGTATTATCAGTGATGTGCTGGCTTTTGATGATGCCGTAAAAGTAGCCATGGATTTTGCCAAAACGGATGGAGAGACTGCGGTTGTGGCTGTAACTGACCACCAGAACGGTGGACTCACGATTGGTAATGCCTCCACAACTGGCACATATGATAAAGAGCCGTTGTCCACATTTATCGGACCTTTGAAAAAGGCCAAACTGACAGGTGAGGGTGTTGAAGCGAAGCTAAATGCCAAGCGTACAAACATCAAAGCAGTGATGAAACAATACTATGGCATTACCGATCTGACTTCCAAGGAGATTGCCACAATTAAAACGGCTGAGCCGGGTAGTCTTAACTATGCAATCGGTCCAATGATCAGCAAACGGGCAGGGATTGGTTGGACAACCGGTGGTCATACAGGTGGAGATGTCGTACTTTACACGTATGCTCCCAACAATGACCGTCCATTCGGGGTAATCGATAACACGGATGTCGCCAAATATATGGCACGTGTACTGGATCTCGATCTGGACAGCGTGAACAAACAATTGTTTGTACCTGCCAAACAGGCATTTACAGCCAAAGGCGCAACATACAAACTGGATCTCACTGACGCCAAAAATCCAAAGATCCTCGTTACCAAAGGCAACACCAAGCTGGAACTGCAAATCTATAAAAATATTGCACTGGTGAACGGCAAAAAGAAAGCTTTGGAAGGTGTCATTGTCTATAACGGTTTAGAGGCATTTGTACCACAAGGTGCAGTGGATCTCATTCAATAA
- a CDS encoding GNAT family N-acetyltransferase, producing the protein MKNKAGNDRSGCDLHTYEVRNDNCIERVRLYDQHSFKDMDWPDTEDGRYARAYLEPILQQGSRSYMSNVETTVLLARIDDLVIPLTVNDAEYDNAYVCSPYTHYVSYAKQELSMLQKPVLEKGLSALLSLIGWGMKQSQINKVVHVNNWLLSTNLYPAMSGEQAECLLAVVQERYPEHVIVFRSLCSGLHPDLTARLTEVGCRLIPSRQIYLYQANDPNFGNSKSRWLLKRDYELLAKHEYEFVSEVEMTDADIPRIVELYKRLYLEKYSYHNPQFTERFIAAAMASGTLRLYGLRKKGRLDAVMGYFCRNGIMTTPLFGYDTAVSQSVGLYRMLSACLIRQARENGHLLHESAGAAQFKRNRGAVADFEYSAVYERHLPWGRRWCWMLLDRLLNRIGVPLMRRMKL; encoded by the coding sequence TTGAAGAATAAAGCAGGGAACGACAGATCGGGTTGCGATCTACATACATATGAGGTTAGGAATGACAATTGCATCGAACGTGTGCGTCTTTATGATCAGCATTCGTTCAAAGACATGGACTGGCCCGATACGGAGGACGGCAGATATGCCAGAGCTTATCTGGAACCCATCTTGCAGCAAGGGTCCCGGAGTTATATGTCCAACGTGGAGACCACAGTGCTGCTCGCCCGGATCGACGATCTCGTTATTCCACTGACGGTGAATGATGCAGAGTATGATAATGCTTACGTCTGTTCGCCATATACGCATTACGTGAGTTACGCGAAGCAGGAATTGAGCATGTTGCAGAAACCCGTGTTGGAAAAAGGCCTTAGTGCGCTGCTCAGTCTAATCGGTTGGGGAATGAAGCAATCACAGATTAACAAAGTCGTGCATGTGAACAACTGGCTGTTGTCCACCAATCTCTATCCAGCCATGTCCGGTGAACAGGCAGAATGTTTGCTTGCAGTAGTACAAGAGAGATACCCGGAGCACGTCATTGTATTTCGCTCCTTGTGTTCGGGACTTCATCCCGATCTGACGGCGAGGCTAACCGAAGTGGGGTGTCGACTGATTCCGAGCCGACAGATCTATCTGTACCAAGCGAATGATCCGAATTTTGGCAACTCAAAATCGCGCTGGCTCTTGAAGAGGGATTACGAATTGTTGGCCAAGCACGAGTATGAATTTGTTTCCGAAGTAGAAATGACAGATGCAGATATTCCGCGAATCGTAGAGTTGTACAAGCGGTTATATCTCGAAAAATACTCCTATCACAATCCGCAGTTCACCGAACGGTTCATTGCTGCTGCGATGGCATCAGGAACACTCAGGCTGTATGGACTGCGAAAGAAGGGGCGCTTGGACGCGGTCATGGGTTATTTCTGCCGAAATGGAATCATGACAACACCGTTGTTCGGTTACGATACAGCGGTGTCCCAGTCCGTCGGACTATACCGCATGTTATCCGCCTGTCTGATCAGACAGGCTCGGGAGAACGGCCATCTGTTGCATGAGAGCGCGGGAGCAGCTCAGTTTAAGCGCAATCGGGGTGCTGTGGCGGATTTTGAGTATTCGGCTGTGTATGAGCGCCACCTTCCATGGGGCAGACGCTGGTGCTGGATGCTGCTTGATCGGTTGCTGAATCGCATAGGTGTGCCGCTGATGCGCCGCATGAAGCTGTAA
- a CDS encoding DUF4274 domain-containing protein, whose protein sequence is MNWVEISKSKDVEQVREAVGVLDINEQDDRGRTPLMLFLTNRMPIEAIRCLLETGPDLELEDKGDTALKKAVKFKQLEAIPLLIEHGVKLDAPHGIQASAWNAARRNPDIADMLLDTQGAVRLKLTQAEQSVVDEILYEESPDKAAAQIRALNSAVLLHAIVNGYNWDDSPEPMIAVCEHSECAEITRLDMAELLDADYWLKMDEDEVNEREDGLAYRQLAERLSQRG, encoded by the coding sequence ATGAATTGGGTGGAGATTAGCAAATCCAAAGATGTGGAGCAAGTCAGAGAAGCTGTCGGTGTCTTGGATATCAACGAACAGGATGATCGCGGGCGTACACCGCTGATGCTCTTTTTGACAAATCGTATGCCGATTGAAGCGATCCGTTGTCTTCTCGAAACAGGTCCTGACTTGGAACTAGAGGACAAAGGGGATACCGCGCTGAAAAAAGCGGTGAAGTTCAAGCAGCTTGAAGCCATTCCGTTATTGATTGAACATGGAGTCAAACTGGATGCTCCCCATGGAATTCAGGCTAGTGCCTGGAACGCAGCCAGACGTAACCCGGATATCGCAGACATGTTACTGGACACTCAAGGAGCAGTCAGACTCAAGCTGACCCAGGCGGAACAAAGTGTTGTCGATGAAATTTTGTACGAGGAGTCTCCAGACAAGGCGGCTGCCCAAATCCGTGCACTGAATTCAGCTGTACTCCTTCATGCCATCGTGAACGGGTACAACTGGGACGACAGTCCTGAGCCGATGATTGCAGTGTGTGAACATTCCGAATGTGCAGAGATTACGCGGTTAGACATGGCAGAACTGCTGGATGCGGACTACTGGCTTAAGATGGATGAAGATGAAGTCAACGAGAGAGAAGATGGTCTGGCTTATCGTCAGCTGGCAGAGCGATTATCCCAAAGAGGCTAG